AGGAAGCTGGTGTACGCCGTTGACATATGCGCCAAGACGTACAAAAGAATCAAGCTTAATCTTTTCTGGACACTGTGCTACAATCTGTTCATGGTCCCGATCGCAATGGGCGTGCTGCTGCCCTGGGGTATCAGCTTGCCCCCAATGGTGGCCGGACTGTCAATGGCTCTCAGCTCAGTGAGCGTCGTTATTAGCTCCCTGCAACTGAAGTATTGGGAACCTCCCAGGTtcgacgatgaggagaaggtGTCGGGtcagttttggaaaaaattaTTCCGCCGCTTCTCCGAGGCGACCaatgatgacgatgaacATGAAATGAGATTGCTATAACAGGCAGAGAGATGGAAACATGCGGCCGTATATTTATTGCAACGCTATTTAGCTAATATTCAAATactaattttttttgtgtaaCTTTATACTGTAAATTGCAAATAGAATACACTGAACCCACTTTACAAACATACCATTCCCTTTCACTAGAAACACTTCAGCTTTGCAGTGCTTAAAGATTTTAACAGAAGATGCAAAAGCtaattttctttcaaagaccGATGCAGATCCATCGTCTGACCCCACAGGAAAAGGAAACGCTACATTTACTGAAACAGGTGTTTTGTGACGTTGACGGTAAAGTAGTCGAGTGCACATTCCTAGCTGCTGGTGGTCAGTTGGTCAATTGTTTCAATGCATTGTGCCATCTGACGGGTAGTAAGCAACTTCTGCCTGCATTGGCCGATGTGAGGGGAATGATGGAGCaagagtttgaaaaagtGCGAGATGGGACCGTTAAGAGTGCAAGTGCCAAACTAGAGGAAGGTACCGCTGACACCACAAAGAGTGGAGCTGGTGGAACGAGTGtgttttcctcttttatGAGCATGGCAGAGACTTTTTACTCCTCGACTACAAAGGGAGCCCCTGTAGAGTAAAAGCGCTGGCGCTGGCACTGGCACTGGGCATCAGGGACAAACATAAGTAATTGAATTATTAGTAGCAAAAAATTAGATGTGGTAGATATGTAATATATGACGCTATGTAGGGGATAGATAAATGGTTGCTCAATGCATTCAGTGGGCATCCCCGCCCTTCCGCATGACCAGGTATATGGCCAGAAGGGCACCTGGAATCCAAGCGAAGAACGTCAAAACCACGTCCAGTAGGAACATGGCGCCAAACCCGTCAGTGATGAACACGGATAAGGGAGGTAGTATAATAGCTGGAAGAACACGCTCTTGTTAGTAAAGTTGAGTTATAGATAACCAGAGTTAAATTACAGAAGCGACATACCGATAAGAATGTTTAAAAAAGTAGATCCTGCACCCAttgtgtctgtgtgtgtgtgtgtgtgtgctgTGGTTGGGGACAGATCAGAGAAGAGTACGAGAAGAACCACCTCTGAACCCACGAAACTCCCCTTCTTTATATACTGCTTCTAGAAGCTCCCCTCAACTTCGAGACCACATTCCGTTAAGTTCCCTTTTTTAAGGGTTTGCGTCGGAAAAACTTTGGGTTTTAAGCTTCCGATTGTTCCGGCGGTCTCGGGGACTCGAGGGTATTGTGACGGAGTATGTATAGTTGCGGGGGGGTATGTATGACGATGGTATGTGTATATGCTGTGTTATGCTGTTGTGTCACCGGGGGAGGGACCCCGGTTTTTTTCACCCGGTGGCACCGAGTCGCTGAAGCACCTGCATCTGACACTGTTCCCACAGGATATCCTTCTCATCCTGCGAAAGGGGTTCGCCCGATTCACCCAATGCTGTGCTGCTGTGCTCACCTGATGCGGGGTTGTTCTGCAGTTTCCACAACTTGAACTCGTCGCACCTTTTCCGGAAGTCCGAGCGGCACTGCGCTTCTATCGCGATGTTGAGGAGGTAACTCTCGATAATGTTCCTCCACTCGTGCTTCGCGAGGTAGAAGACGCCGTCACGGTACTTCCCGTCGCGGAACTGCTCGTGCTGCCTCTGTGCGGCAGCCACGATACACGCGGCGTTGTCCCATCTGAACTGGAAGTCGATCTTCGCCTCTGCATACAGATCGCAGCTCACGAGAGTGTCAATGATCACAGACTTCGCACACACCAACGGCAAGAGAACTATATGGAACTGGGGGCCGTGCGGACTCTCCACCAGCGGGATTGAGTTCCCCCACTCGGGCCGCAATCTCTCAACGATGAGCAACGACCGGAGATCGTTCAGTTCCCAGCCTTCCAAATCGCGACTCGTGAACTCGGGGCGTCCGTTCGGAAGCAGTTTGTTCTCGCGCAATATCTCCGGAGAGTACATGTCCGCAAAGGTCGACGGTAGTGCCTGCTCC
This sequence is a window from Huiozyma naganishii CBS 8797 chromosome 3, complete genome. Protein-coding genes within it:
- the KNAG0C06270 gene encoding uncharacterized protein (similar to Saccharomyces cerevisiae MTH1 (YDR277C) and STD1 (YOR047C); ancestral locus Anc_5.644), with translation MGPRRSTANRGIVGSSAVSFCMRSTVSRDASPALRSTAVRLSLRDCVQRGSHRGTSQTWVLTALGWSENIYKETRVAGCGSPTTLNDTQRSHNNISTRKKPAKKGQCLLLLPCFRFRNSARGLILKRDNSPLPAPVQKNTPAEGPRYVHLPLPSVDQRCQLPSIRNLDNSLEYTSQASGTRPGLPSPTSSFTRACESDEDASVTLPPLHFVSQVTLEQALPSTFADMYSPEILRENKLLPNGRPEFTSRDLEGWELNDLRSLLIVERLRPEWGNSIPLVESPHGPQFHIVLLPLVCAKSVIIDTLVSCDLYAEAKIDFQFRWDNAACIVAAAQRQHEQFRDGKYRDGVFYLAKHEWRNIIESYLLNIAIEAQCRSDFRKRCDEFKLWKLQNNPASGEHSSTALGESGEPLSQDEKDILWEQCQMQVLQRLGATG